CGTTTTGCCGCCCATGTTCAAGACACGTTCGAGGCCGGAAGCCTTCACAACAACCGAAAAGCGGTTGAATTCATGGTAAAAAACGGACCCGCGGCCGTCATGCAACTCGTGGAATTTGGGGTGCCGTTTGCTACCGATAAAACCGGAAAACTGCTCCTCACCAAAGAAGGCGGTCACCACGCCCGACGCATCGCGTTTGTCGGAGACTACACCGGCATGGAAATCGAACGCATTTTGGTGGAAAAAGTAAAAAATCATCCCAATATCGAACTCCTTGAACACACGTTTGCCCTCGACCTTTTGGTAAAAAATAAAACCTGTTATGGAGTACGAGTCATTCATGCCGGGAAAATTCAAAATCTATACGCCGCCAATACCGTGCTCGCCACCGGCGGACTCGGGCAAATTTACAAATACACCACCAATCCGGCCATCTCGACAGGAGACGGAATCGCCATGGGTCTACGCATTGGCCTCTCTGCAAAAGACATCGAATTCATTCAATTTCACCCCACGGCCTTCAAACTCGGAGGTCGAACAAAATTTTTACTCAGTGAAGCGTTACGAGGCGAAGGAGCTCTCCTTAAAAATAAAAAAAATGAACGATTTATGAACGGCGTTCATCCTCTGGCAGAACTGGCGCCTCGAGATGTCGTGGCTCGCGCTGTGTATCAGCAAGATTTGAACGGAGGCGCTTTTCTCGACATGCGTCATTTGCATGGAGATGAAATCAAGTTGCGCTTCCCTCAAATTTATCAAAAACTCAAAACATTTAACCTCGACCTCACCAAAGACCTCATCCCCATTGCCCCGGCCGCGCATTACTTATGCGGCGGTCTCAAAACCAACCTCAATGGCGAAACCGGGGTACGAAACCTGTACGCCTTCGGTGAAGTGGCCTGGACCGGGGTTCACGGCGCCAACCGACTCGCCTCCAATTCTTTACTCGAAGCCCTCGTGTTCAGCGGCCAAGTTCAAAAAAAGATCGCGCACCGTTCTACGCCGGCGTCTTTCCCGAATTTTCCAGTTCCAACTTACCAAAGACCAACCGCAACTCAACTCAAACGTCTACGCACGATTCAAACCCAAATTCGAGACCTATTGTGGGAAAACGTAGGCATTATTCGCCATCCTTCGCGCATGCAGCTCGCGTTACGCCAACTTCAAGCCCTCGAAAAATCATTTCCAAAAACCTCCAAGTCTATCAATGAACAAACTCAAGAAACCCACAACATGCTCGAAACCGCCAAAGCTGTAACTCAAGCATGCATTAAAAGAAAGAAAAGCTTGGGGAATCATTGGGTGGAGTAAAAAATTCTGTTATAATTGCGGCATGACTATCCAAACCATCAAACGACAAATCATTCCCATTCTCAAACTCGAAGGAGTCACAAAAGCCTCCATTTTTGGGTCTTTTGCCACAGGCGATGAAACCGAACGTAGCGATGTAGATCTTTTAGTACGATTTCAAGGAGGAGCCAGCCTCTTGGATCTTTCTCGGCTTAAATTAAAACTTGAAGAAAAAATCGGACGAAAAGTCGATATTTTGACCTACGATTCCGTACACCCTTATCTTAAAAAGATCATCTCAGACGAACAAAAACTCATCTATGAAAAAAAATCCTAAAATTTTCATCAAACATATCCGTGACAGCATCAAAGAGATTGAAAAATACGCTCGCGGCACCAATAAAGAAAAATTTAGCGGGATGAAAATGCTTCAAGATGCCCTTATTAGACGCATTGAAATCATTGGCGAAGCGGTTAAACAATTACCGCCTGCGTTCAAAAAACAATATCCGGAAATCGCATGGAAAGAAATTGCCGGGATGAGGGACATTCTCATTCATGAATATTTTGGCGTGAATATCAATGTGGTATGGAAAACCATTCAAAAAGACATTCCAAAACTCAAGGAACAAATCGAGGAATTGCTTGAGAGGCTTGGGTAAAGTTTACTGAGAAAGAGTCATCGCAGTAATACGTCGAGAAAGCTCGGCGGCTTCTTCAACTAAACTACCCGCTTGAGCTTCTAATGCTTGTACCTCAGCCACAAAAACCCAAAGAGGAGAAGGCCTTTCCGAAGTTCGATTTACAAAACCAGATTCCGGGGCAAGTCCTAAACTCCCGACTCCCGGATTATAAGCTCTTCGAGTCCCCACTCGTTCATTTTCTGTTGCATTCGTCGGGAATGAACGATTTGTCGCAACAAAAATTTGCACCGGATCAGCACAAGTTATTCCTGACGATTTTTCCCATGTTGCAAAAGCATTTCTCACATCTTCCAAGCGAATCCCTTCATCGGTGACGCGAACACGTGCCGTTAACAACGGCAATTCCGCAGAAATGGCATCCAATTCCACCTTTTTAGCTTTCAATTTTTCTTTCCATCCTTCTAATTGCGTTCGTTTCGCGCCTCCTTCTGAAAAATCACTGGCC
The genomic region above belongs to Candidatus Gracilibacteria bacterium and contains:
- the nadB gene encoding L-aspartate oxidase, yielding MNLILTGMRCSGKTRLGRDIAKKLNRPFFDIDQEIEHMMNKKIDQFVKEKGWPAFRNLEKRVTQRLAKEKNVVISTGGGTFMDPQNAKIFKKNGIVIFLNASLPLLKKRLQKSYARPSLTGTQSSLQELDKIWKERKPVYERVADLIYTVKEKNNVAPLLKKIKKSPQFIKNECKKCGALECPCHTLIIGSGIAGLNFALHAAQYGKVVVLTKKLAAETGTNKAQGGIAAVLDKADRFAAHVQDTFEAGSLHNNRKAVEFMVKNGPAAVMQLVEFGVPFATDKTGKLLLTKEGGHHARRIAFVGDYTGMEIERILVEKVKNHPNIELLEHTFALDLLVKNKTCYGVRVIHAGKIQNLYAANTVLATGGLGQIYKYTTNPAISTGDGIAMGLRIGLSAKDIEFIQFHPTAFKLGGRTKFLLSEALRGEGALLKNKKNERFMNGVHPLAELAPRDVVARAVYQQDLNGGAFLDMRHLHGDEIKLRFPQIYQKLKTFNLDLTKDLIPIAPAAHYLCGGLKTNLNGETGVRNLYAFGEVAWTGVHGANRLASNSLLEALVFSGQVQKKIAHRSTPASFPNFPVPTYQRPTATQLKRLRTIQTQIRDLLWENVGIIRHPSRMQLALRQLQALEKSFPKTSKSINEQTQETHNMLETAKAVTQACIKRKKSLGNHWVE
- a CDS encoding nucleotidyltransferase family protein; its protein translation is MTIQTIKRQIIPILKLEGVTKASIFGSFATGDETERSDVDLLVRFQGGASLLDLSRLKLKLEEKIGRKVDILTYDSVHPYLKKIISDEQKLIYEKKS
- a CDS encoding DUF86 domain-containing protein; translated protein: MKKNPKIFIKHIRDSIKEIEKYARGTNKEKFSGMKMLQDALIRRIEIIGEAVKQLPPAFKKQYPEIAWKEIAGMRDILIHEYFGVNINVVWKTIQKDIPKLKEQIEELLERLG